A DNA window from Helianthus annuus cultivar XRQ/B chromosome 15, HanXRQr2.0-SUNRISE, whole genome shotgun sequence contains the following coding sequences:
- the LOC110913265 gene encoding uncharacterized protein LOC110913265 has protein sequence MSNLSKLEFVALDISGNNYLPWTLDAKIHLTANNLGATINDENQTSAQDKAKAMIFLRHHLHEDLKREYLTVEDPLELWKNIKERFDHQKLVLLPKARYEWLHLRLQDYKSVSEYNSALFRITSELKLCGEKITDEDMLEKTFSTFHASNMLLSQQYRERKFTKYSELISCLLVAEQNNKLLLQNYQARPVGASPLPEANAANYQSGRGRGRGRGRDRGRGRGRSNTWRRESQNSKSSGGESSRQNTGRPPRGRTGGSQNNICYKCGMSNHWSRTCRTPKHLVEAYQQMMKEPGKNVETNLIENAPNLSSPTPLSDTHLDASDFIEN, from the coding sequence ATGTCGAACTTATCAAAACTCGAATTCGTCGCACTTGACATCTCGGGAAATAACTACCTTCCATGGACTCTTGATGCAAAAATTCATCTGACAGCAAATAATCTAGGGGCGACAATTAATGATGAGAATCAAACCTCCGCTCAAGATAAGGCTAAGGCCATGATATTCCTTCGTCACCATCTTCACGAAGACTTGAAGAGGGAGTATCTTACTGTTGAGGACCCTCTCGAGTTGTGGAAAAATATCAAAGAAAGATTTGACCACCAGAAGCTGGTCTTGCTCCCTAAAGCTCGCTATGAATGGCTTCATTTGAGGCTACAAGATTATAAAAGTGTTAGCGAGTACAACTCTGCCCTTTTCCGCATCACCTCTGAGCTTAAATTATGTGGTGAAAAAATAACCGACGAAGACATGCTTGAGAAAACTTTCTCAACGTTCCATGCATCAAACATGCTCCTGTCGCAGCAATACAGGGAACGTAAATTTACAAAATATTCTGAATTAATATCATGTTTGTTGGTCGCGGAGCAAAACAACAAGCTCCTACTACAAAATTATCAAGCGCGACCCGTCGGTGCAAGCCCATTGCCAGAAGCAAATGCGGCAAATTATCAAAGCGGACGTGGGAGAGGTCGCGGCCGCGGCCGCGACCGTGGCCGTGGCCGTGGACGGAGTAATACATGGCGACGAGAATCTCAAAATTCTAAATCTAGTGGTGGCGAATCGAGCCGACAAAATACGGGACGACCTCCTAGAGGGAGAACTGGCGGGAGCCAAAACAATATATGTTATAAATGTGGAATGTCAAATCATTGGTCCCGCACATGTCGCACCCCAAAACATCTCGTTGAAGCTTATCAACAGATGATGAAAGAACCAGGGAAAAATGTTGAGACAAATCTGATTGAGAATGCACCTAATCTGTCATCTCCTACACCACTATCAGACACTCATTTAGACGCATCTGACTTCATTGAAAATTAG